Proteins encoded together in one Nyctibius grandis isolate bNycGra1 chromosome 1, bNycGra1.pri, whole genome shotgun sequence window:
- the HTR1B gene encoding 5-hydroxytryptamine receptor 1B, whose protein sequence is MEPAGPCQVPLLPANDSYHGRNCTAEEVIYQDSTPLSWKIVLAVVLALVTLATVLSNAFVIATVYQTRKLHTPANYLIASLAVTDLLVSILVMPISTMYTVTGKWTLGQIVCDIWLSSDITCCTASILHLCVIALDRYWAITDAVEYSTKRTPKRAAGMIALVWVFSICISMPPLFWRQAKAEEASHCVVNTDHVLYTVYSTVGAFYFPTLLLIALYGRIYVEARSRILKQTPKKAGKRLTRAQLITDSPGSSSSVTSINSKAPEGSSETGSPVYMNQVKVKVSDALLEKKKLTAARERKATKTLGIILGAFIVCWLPFFIISLVLPICKDACWFHMAIFDFFTWLGYLNSLINPIIYTMSNEDFKQAFHKLIRFRCTS, encoded by the coding sequence ATGGAGCCGGCCGGCCCCTGCCAGGTGCCGCTGCTCCCCGCCAACGACTCTTACCACGGCCGAAACTGCACCGCCGAGGAAGTGATCTACCAAGATTCCACCCCCCTCTCCTGGAAGATCGTGCTCGCCGTCGTCCTGGCGCTCGTCACCCTGGCCACGGTGCTCTCTAACGCCTTTGTCATCGCCACGGTCTACCAGACAAGGAAACTCCACACGCCGGCTAACTATCTCATCGCCTCGCTGGCCGTCACCGACCTCCTCGTCTCCATCCTCGTCATGCCCATCAGCACCATGTACACTGTGACCGGCAAGTGGACGCTGGGCCAGATCGTCTGCGATATCTGGCTGTCCTCGGACATCACCTGTTGCACGGCGTCCATCCTGCACCTCTGTGTCATCGCTCTGGACCGCTACTGGGCAATCACCGACGCCGTCGAGTACTCCACGAAACGGACTCCCAAGCGGGCAGCGGGCATGATCGCTCTGGTGTGGGTCTTCTCCATCTGCATCTCCATGCCCCCTTTGTTTTGGCGGCAGGCGAAGGCCGAGGAAGCCTCTCACTGTGTGGTGAACACGGACCACGTCCTTTACACCGTGTACTCCACGGTGGGAGCCTTCTACTTCCCCACTCTGCTGCTGATAGCCCTCTACGGGAGGATCTACGTGGAAGCCAGATCGCGGATTTTGAAGCAGACGCCAAAGAAAGCAGGTAAAAGACTAACGCGGGCTCAGTTAATCACAGATTCCCCGGGGTCGTCCTCCTCCGTCACGTCCATAAACTCCAAGGCCCCGGAGGGATCCAGCGAAACGGGCTCTCCAGTGTACATGAACCAGGTGAAGGTGAAGGTTTCGGATGccctgctggaaaaaaagaagcttacGGCCGCTAGAGAGCGGAAAGCTACAAAGACTTTAGGGATTATTTTAGGAGCCTTCATCGTCTGTTGGCTGCCGTTTTTCATCATCAGCCTGGTGTTGCCGATTTGCAAGGACGCTTGCTGGTTCCACATGGCCATCTTTGACTTTTTCACGTGGCTTGGATATCTCAACTCCCTCATCAACCCCATCATCTATACTATGTCTAACGAAGACTTCAAACAAGCTTTCCACAAACTCATACGTTTCCGATGCACAAGCTGA